One Phragmitibacter flavus genomic window, AGCGGATCCAGGCGAAGGTCCATTTTTGGGGTGGTTCGGCATGGAGGGCGTTGAGGACGCGGGGTGGGGCGAGGCAGAGGGAACCGGGTTTGATGCGTTCCCAGTGGCCCTCAAGGAGCATGCTGCCTTCGCCTTCGAGGCAGGCGAGGAAGAAGCTGCCGGTGGGTCGGAGTCGGACACGGCAGTAAGGAGAGAAGGCGTGGTCGATGCCGAGTCGGGCGATGCCATGGGTGGCGAGTTCGCTGCAGTCGTCTCCTTGCAGGGTCCAGCGTTGGGTGCGTGGTCCGTTGATGGTGATTTCCTTGGTGGGAAGGACGGGATTTTTTTCCATGGCGACGGACTTCAATGTGTCATTGCGAGCCGGTTTGGGGAAGCGCAAAGGTGTCGGGTTTTTTTAGGCGTCGGAGCCGAGGAACTATGATTGACTGAGGGCAGTGAATTGCCCATTATGACGGTCCACCCTTCTTTTTTCCCATGTCGATTTCGAATTCCTTTGTTGCACCGCTCAGTTCCAATCGTGATATCGAACGACTGGTGCAGCTCGATTTCCTGCGTGCGACGGAGGCGGCGGCGTTGAATGTGATGCAGTGGGTGGGCAAGGGGGAGAAGGAGATGGCGGATGAGGCGGCGTGTGATGCGATCCGTGGGATGTTTGATTTGATGAACATTCGTGGTGAGGTGGTGATTGGTGAAGGGATCAAGGACAATGCGCCGGGCATTTTTAAAGGGGAGCGGATGGGGACGTGGCTGGAGGGGACGCCGAGTTATGCGATTGCGCTGGATCCGGTGGATGGCACGACGAACTGCAGCAAGGGCATGCCGAACTCGATCTCGTGTATTGCGGCGGTGAGCCGGGATGCAGATGGCGGGTCGCAGTTGCTCGACATGCCGGCTTATTACATGAAGAAGCTGTCGTATCCGCAGGCGGTGCGTCGTGCGTGGATGGCGGATCCGAGTTTGCCGTTGCATCCGGATGCGCCGATTGGTGAGGTGATTCATTTGGTGGCGCGGATCTTGGGCAAGGAGGTGCGCGATGTGGTGGTGATTGTGATGGATCGTCCGCGCAATGGGTATTTGGTGGAGGAGGTGCGGCGGTGCGGGGCTTCGTTGCGAATGATTGCGGATGGGGACATCACCGCAGCACTGGGGCCTGCGTTGCCGGGTTCGGGGATTGACATTTATTGCGGGATTGGCGGCGCAACGGAAGGGGTGCTGGCGGCGGCGGCGTTGCGTTGTTTGGGCGGCGGGATGCAATCAAAAATTTGGGTGTCGAGCGAGGCGGAGCGGCAGTCGTTGATTGCGGATGGCTGGGGTGACAAGCTGGACAAGGTTTTCCTTTCGCGTGACCTTGCGTTTGCAGACGAGATCATTTTTTGCGCAACGGGGATCACTGATAGTCCGTTGCTGCGCGGGGTGAACGTGAAGGGCCAGGTGGCGACGACTTACAGTGTTTTGATGCGGGCGAAAACGAAGACGGTTCGTTACATGGAGACGCATCACAATCTTCAGGAGAAGACGATTCGTTTGAGGTCGACCTCGAATGAAGTGTTGCTGAACCATCCGCCGGTTGAAGGTTAGTGGATGCATTATTGAGTTGGTCTTAAACTGAAGATACCATGCCGACCATTGCTGTTTTAGGGACGTTTGACACGAAGGGTCACGAGCACGCATTCATTGCGGCCATGATCCGGCAGCGAGGTTATGAGACGTTGTTGATCAATGTGGGCAGTTTGGAGAAACCGCTGATTGAGCCGGATGTGGGATCGGAAGAGGTGGCGGCGTGTGGTGGGGATGAATGGCAAGAGGTGCTAGGAAAAAAAGATCGTGGTCTGGCGGTGACATGGATGGCGAATGCGGCGGCGAAGTATGTGGCCGGGTTGGTGGAAAAGGGAACGATTGACGGCATCATTTCCTTGGGAGGTGGCGGTGGCACGGCGATTGGAACGGCGGCGATGCGGGCGTTGCCGATTGGTTTTCCGAAGGTGATGGTGTCGACTTTGGCGAGCGGCAATGTCGCGCCGTATGTGGGTTCGGTGGATGTGGTGATGATCCCCGCAATTGTGGATGTGGCGGGCATCAATCGGATTTCGCGGACGATTTTTGAAAACGCGGCGGGGGCAATTTGCGGGATGGTGGAGGCGGCGGTGGCGCGGGCGGATCGTCCTGCGGCTGACAAGCCATTGGTGGTGGCCAGCATGTTTGGCAACACGACGGATTGCGTGACGGAGGCAAGGCGACTGGTGGAAGAGGCGGGTTTTGAGGTGCTGGTTTTTCACTCAACAGGTCAGGGTGGTCGGGCGATGGAGTCGTTGATTGCCAGTGGATTGGTGGCAGGAGTTTTGGACATCACGACAACGGAATGGGCGGATGAGCTGGTGGGCGGAATTTTGGGGGCGGGGCCGGACAGGCTGGATGCGGCGGCGAAGGCGGGAGTGCCGGCGGTGGTGGTGCCGGGTTGCCTGGACATGGTGAATTTTGGAGAACCGCAGAGTGTGCCGGCGAAGTTTGCGGGAAGGACGTTTTATCATCACAATCCGCAGGTGACGCTGATGCGGACCAATGCAACGGAGTGTGCGGAGTTGGGTCGGATTCTGGCAGAGAAGGTGAATGCCTACAAGGCTCCGGTGACGGTGTTGTTGCCGAAGAAGGCGATCAGCATCATCAGCGCTGCGGGACAGCCGTTTTATGATCCAGTGGCGGATGAGGCGTTGTTTGAGGCGATCAAGCATGGGGTGCGCGAAGGGATCGCGGTGGTGGAGATGGACTGCGCGATCAATGATCCAGAGTTTGCGAAGGCGTGTGCAGAGGCATTGTTGGGGAGCGTGAAAAGGGGATAGCGGTCATCAATCTGGGCGCTGGAAATGGCGCTGGTGTGGACTAAGTGGCAGACTAAAAAATGCCCAAATGTTTTGAATAGGCGGGGAACCCTTTCGTCAGATGTGGGGTCAATCAACCAAACGATTATGAAAACGATCCTCGCCATTCTTTCCGCCACATTGGTTTTGGGTGCCTTCGCTTCACAAGCTGAAGCCGGTGATCATTATAGGAGATACAGCAAGTCCCGCTACTGTGAACCTGAGAGAAGGGTTTATGTGCGCGAATGCCCTCCTCCTCGTGTGGTCTATGTTCGTCCGCCCGTTTACGTGCATCGCCCCGTGTGTGCGCCGCGTCCGGTGTATGTGGAGCCCTGCCATCAACCACGGCGTTATCATCGCTCGGGTTTCAGCATCACGTTCACTCGTTGAACGGGTGTCTTGGGGCTCTCACTGAGATCTCATCCCGCCTGGTAAATTTTTTGCCGGGTGGCTCTTGAAGATGAGGAGCAATGGAGCGGATTTTCCTGCTGTCGTCGCGGGAGAATCCGGTTTTTGTTGGCCTGCATGGCCGTTTGAAGAGAGGAGGTGGGGGCTCGGAATTTGGAGATGATGGTGATGGTGATGTTGAGGGTTGTCGTGAAGCCGGCGCAGACAGACGTGAGAGTCAATTTTTTGCTGGGCTGTTCAA contains:
- a CDS encoding fructose-bisphosphatase class II family protein, whose product is MSISNSFVAPLSSNRDIERLVQLDFLRATEAAALNVMQWVGKGEKEMADEAACDAIRGMFDLMNIRGEVVIGEGIKDNAPGIFKGERMGTWLEGTPSYAIALDPVDGTTNCSKGMPNSISCIAAVSRDADGGSQLLDMPAYYMKKLSYPQAVRRAWMADPSLPLHPDAPIGEVIHLVARILGKEVRDVVVIVMDRPRNGYLVEEVRRCGASLRMIADGDITAALGPALPGSGIDIYCGIGGATEGVLAAAALRCLGGGMQSKIWVSSEAERQSLIADGWGDKLDKVFLSRDLAFADEIIFCATGITDSPLLRGVNVKGQVATTYSVLMRAKTKTVRYMETHHNLQEKTIRLRSTSNEVLLNHPPVEG
- a CDS encoding Tm-1-like ATP-binding domain-containing protein, with the protein product MPTIAVLGTFDTKGHEHAFIAAMIRQRGYETLLINVGSLEKPLIEPDVGSEEVAACGGDEWQEVLGKKDRGLAVTWMANAAAKYVAGLVEKGTIDGIISLGGGGGTAIGTAAMRALPIGFPKVMVSTLASGNVAPYVGSVDVVMIPAIVDVAGINRISRTIFENAAGAICGMVEAAVARADRPAADKPLVVASMFGNTTDCVTEARRLVEEAGFEVLVFHSTGQGGRAMESLIASGLVAGVLDITTTEWADELVGGILGAGPDRLDAAAKAGVPAVVVPGCLDMVNFGEPQSVPAKFAGRTFYHHNPQVTLMRTNATECAELGRILAEKVNAYKAPVTVLLPKKAISIISAAGQPFYDPVADEALFEAIKHGVREGIAVVEMDCAINDPEFAKACAEALLGSVKRG